Proteins from a genomic interval of Desulfofustis limnaeus:
- a CDS encoding pentapeptide repeat-containing protein, giving the protein MFHTTRRLVHHLSLGSCLLLFSVPLVPIVGHAASDVQTSIDQLVKTNACVGCNLQGADLNRMNLTGADLRDADLSNASLFLANLSDANLSGATLRDAKLGGADLANADLRGADLQGAVLAGAYLIGAQLDEGVVPEATVAADETETAEPSPVPEAGEESVVAPAVAEEQDDSHQAAVPPEPPPAVSPQDEPAPMPSPEPPPEKRVAPLPPANLEQTEIPVETEPQRQEVPAPTLTAPAPAVSEEAVAAVVTTVEEVATAVAEATQPVQESIARLLDTRKCYQCNLAGADLKGLNLDGVDLEQSDLSGADLRDARLARANLKGASLRKTDLRGADFREADLYKADFSGADLRDATFRDALLDEAIFDGAIGYAAPGQDR; this is encoded by the coding sequence ATGTTCCACACTACTCGTCGACTCGTACATCATCTAAGCCTTGGTTCCTGCCTGCTGCTGTTCTCGGTGCCCCTTGTCCCCATTGTCGGCCACGCCGCCAGTGACGTGCAGACCAGCATCGACCAGCTGGTAAAAACCAATGCCTGCGTTGGCTGCAATTTGCAGGGAGCTGATCTGAATCGCATGAATCTGACGGGGGCCGATCTCCGCGACGCCGATCTGAGCAACGCTTCGCTCTTCCTGGCCAATCTGTCCGACGCCAACTTAAGTGGGGCCACGCTGCGCGATGCCAAACTGGGTGGAGCCGACCTGGCCAATGCCGACCTGCGTGGTGCCGACCTGCAGGGCGCGGTATTGGCCGGGGCCTATCTGATCGGCGCCCAACTCGATGAAGGAGTTGTGCCGGAAGCAACCGTGGCGGCCGACGAAACCGAGACCGCCGAGCCGTCGCCGGTCCCGGAGGCAGGAGAAGAGTCAGTGGTTGCACCGGCCGTGGCGGAAGAGCAGGATGACAGCCACCAGGCCGCCGTCCCGCCGGAGCCGCCGCCGGCTGTTTCGCCCCAGGACGAGCCGGCTCCCATGCCGAGTCCCGAGCCGCCGCCGGAAAAGCGGGTGGCTCCCCTGCCGCCGGCGAATCTCGAACAGACCGAAATACCGGTGGAAACAGAGCCGCAAAGACAAGAAGTCCCGGCCCCGACACTGACCGCTCCCGCTCCGGCGGTAAGCGAAGAGGCGGTAGCGGCGGTGGTCACTACCGTCGAGGAGGTTGCGACGGCGGTTGCCGAAGCGACGCAGCCCGTGCAGGAGTCGATCGCCAGGCTGCTGGATACGCGGAAGTGTTACCAGTGCAACCTGGCCGGCGCCGATCTGAAGGGTTTGAATCTTGACGGCGTCGATCTGGAGCAGAGCGATCTCAGCGGTGCCGACCTGCGCGATGCCCGCTTGGCCAGGGCCAATCTCAAGGGCGCCTCGCTGAGGAAGACCGACCTGCGAGGGGCTGACTTTCGTGAGGCGGATCTCTACAAGGCCGATTTTTCCGGGGCCGACCTGCGAGACGCCACATTTCGTGATGCCCTGCTCGATGAAGCGATTTTCGACGGGGCGATCGGCTATGCCGCCCCGGGGCAGGATCGGTAG
- a CDS encoding thermonuclease family protein translates to MIDGDSLLVSREGQEVHLRLYGIDAPEFDQPGARLARRHLQRLVSGRPMSVTVMDHDRYGRAVAQVRTDRAHVNEELIRVGAAWVYPRYCTTSGCQRWMELQRQARAQRIGLWRHQRPISPWQWKRNR, encoded by the coding sequence GTGATCGACGGAGACTCCCTGCTGGTCAGTCGTGAAGGACAAGAGGTGCATCTGAGGCTGTACGGGATCGACGCGCCGGAATTCGACCAACCGGGGGCACGGCTGGCACGCCGGCATCTACAGCGCCTGGTCTCCGGACGACCAATGTCGGTTACCGTCATGGACCATGATCGGTATGGTCGGGCCGTTGCGCAGGTCCGGACCGATAGGGCCCATGTCAACGAGGAACTGATCCGAGTCGGCGCGGCCTGGGTCTATCCTCGCTATTGCACAACCTCCGGGTGCCAGAGATGGATGGAGCTGCAACGACAGGCTCGCGCCCAGCGAATCGGCCTCTGGCGTCACCAGCGACCGATATCGCCATGGCAATGGAAACGGAACCGATAA
- a CDS encoding cyclic nucleotide-binding domain-containing protein codes for MQQTKLSESEEDTRHFLVSLPIFDSFHVDELTVLARHMSFIHLQRGEFLFVEGDRGTFMGFVVSGVLEVLKKTETGENIVIARLTKGSSIGEMALIDKSTRSATVMAKQPTTMVTLTEKGFDLLTQKSPALGVKIMQKIARLLSLNMRRTSSKLADLMQSKG; via the coding sequence ATGCAGCAGACCAAACTCTCAGAATCAGAAGAAGATACCAGACACTTTCTGGTCAGTCTGCCTATTTTCGACAGCTTCCATGTGGACGAGTTGACCGTTCTCGCCCGCCACATGAGCTTCATTCATCTCCAGCGCGGCGAATTCCTGTTCGTCGAAGGAGACCGGGGGACCTTCATGGGGTTTGTGGTGAGCGGGGTCCTGGAAGTTCTGAAAAAGACGGAGACCGGAGAAAACATCGTTATTGCCCGGCTCACCAAGGGCAGTTCCATCGGCGAGATGGCCCTTATCGACAAATCGACCCGTTCGGCAACGGTCATGGCCAAGCAACCGACCACCATGGTAACGCTGACGGAAAAGGGGTTCGACCTGCTCACCCAGAAATCCCCCGCGCTCGGGGTTAAGATCATGCAGAAGATCGCCCGCCTGCTGAGCCTGAACATGAGGCGCACGTCAAGCAAGCTGGCCGACCTCATGCAAAGCAAAGGATGA